A genomic stretch from Juglans microcarpa x Juglans regia isolate MS1-56 chromosome 3S, Jm3101_v1.0, whole genome shotgun sequence includes:
- the LOC121257847 gene encoding uncharacterized protein LOC121257847 — MTNFLVIEAPSSYNDILGCPTLNSLKAVMSYLEMKFPADLGVGEVRGEQVLDRECYNLELRHEVKVVATVERTEEALKPVAQKVKQKRQSFSAWKYGTIVKEVDCLQMARFIKEVYYPEWLSNVVLVKNAKEKWQMCANFIDLNKACPKDSFPLPCINLIVDSTTGHPFLSFMDAYSGYNQIRINLDDEEKTSFVTDRGLYYYKAMSFGLKNVGATYQRLVN; from the exons ATGACCAACTTCTTAGTTATCGAAGCCCCATCCTCGTATAATGACATACTGGGGTGCCCCACCCTGAATAGCTTGAAGGCAGTGATGTCCTACCTTGAAATGAAGTTTCCCGCCGACTTGGGGGTGGGAGAAGTCCGCGGCGAGCAGGTCTTGGACCGGGAATGCTACAACCTAGAGCTGAGGCACGAGGTCAAGGTAGTCGCGACAGTTGAAAGGACAGAAGAAGCACTTAAGCCGG TGGCTCAGAAAGTCAAGCAGAAACGACAAAGCTTCAGCGCTTGGAAGTATGGGACGATAGTTAAGGAGGTAGACTGTCTCCAAATGGCAAGGTTCATCAAGGAGGTCTATTACCCAGAATGGCTATCTAATGTAGTTTTGGTAAAGAATGCCAAAGAGAAGTGGCAAATGTGTGCTAACTTCATCGACCTGAATAAAGCTTGCCCGAAAGATAGCTTTCCCTTACCATGCATCAACCTGATCGTGGATTCGACAACGGGGCATCCCTTCCTtagctttatggatgcctattCTGGGTATAACCAAATCAGAATTAACCTAGATGACGAAGAGAAGACATCATTCGTAACAGACCGAGGCCTCTACTACTACAAAGCAATGTCGTTTGGCCTCAAGAATGTAGGGGCTACTTACCAACGACTAGTTAACTGA
- the LOC121256947 gene encoding O-acyltransferase WSD1-like isoform X1, translated as MMLMGNGKASSSNREVALSPAARLFHAPRFNCYIIAIIGCKTPINPNVVKAGLEHTLLKHPRFSSKLVVDGSKYCRKQKWSQTKVNMEDHVIVPELDSNIDFPDRFVEDYVSNLTRTPLDLSKPLWEIHLLNIKTSDAEAVGIFRIHHSMGDGASLISLLLACTRKTSDPEALPTIPAKNRASSNNSNGFWWFLLAFWLFLRLIWNTVVDILLIAATILFLKDMKTPIKGAPGVELNIKKFVHRAVSLDDIKLVKNAMNTTVNDVVVGVTQAGLSRYLNRRYAGEEQKDGRVKQRKTNIPKGTHFRATILVNLRKTVGIQDLADMMAKGSKTRWGNLIGYLLLPFSIALQDDPLEYVRQAKATIDRKKLSREAICTYSCAELVLRTFGAKVAAAITHRAISNTTMAISGLVGPQEEISFYGHPMAYLAPYVYGHPHALTFHFQSYMNKMTIALSVDPSVIPDPHLLCDDLEESLKLIRDAVVRKGLIKDIV; from the exons ATGATGCTGATGGGCAATGGTAAGGCATCATCAAGCAATCGTGAGGTGGCGTTAAGTCCAGCAGCTCGGTTGTTTCATGCTCCACGCTTCAACTGTTATATCATCGCCATCATCGGTTGCAAGACGCCAATCAATCCTAACGTTGTTAAAGCTGGTTTGGAACATACTTTGCTCAAGCATCCTAGATTCTCCAGCAAGTTG GTCGTTGATGGCAGCAAGTACTGCAGAAAGCAAAAATGGAGTCAAACGAAAGTAAATATGGAGGATCATGTTATTGTTCCTGAATTGGATTCCAACATAGATTTTCCAGACAGATTTGTGGAAGACTATGTGTCAAATCTCACAAGAACTCCCTTAGacctctcaaaaccattatgggAAATCCACCTTCTCAACATCAAAACCTCAGATGCAGAGGCTGTTGGGATTTTTAGGATCCACCACTCAATGGGGGATGGTGCATCTCTAATATCTCTTCTCCTAGCTTGCACGAGAAAAACCTCTGACCCTGAAGCATTGCCTACTATTCCAGCCAAAAACCGTGCAAGTTCAAATAATTCGAACGGGTTTTGGTGGTTCCTTTTAGCATTTTGGTTGTTTTTAAGGTTGATTTGGAACACTGTGGTGGATATCTTATTGATTGCGGCGaccattttatttctaaaagaCATGAAAACTCCAATCAAAGGTGCACCTGGAGTTGAGCTGAACATCAAGAAATTCGTACATCGGGCGGTCAGTTTGGACGACATAAAGCTCGTGAAGAATGCAATGAACACG ACTGTCAATGACGTAGTTGTTGGAGTAACTCAAGCTGGCCTTTCCAGATATCTGAACCGTAGATACG CAGGTGAGGAGCAGAAAGATGGGCGAGTGAAGCAGAGGAAAACCAATATTCCAAAAGGTACCCACTTTAGGGCAACCATTCTTGTCAATCTACGAAAAACTGTAGGAATCCAG GATCTGGCTGATATGATGGCTAAGGGGTCGAAGACCAGGTGGGGCAATTTGATCGGATACTTGCTCCTTCCCTTCAGCATTGCTTTGCAAGACGACCCATTGGAGTATGTTCGACAAGCTAAGGCCACCATTGACAGAAAAAAGCTCTCACGTGAAGCTATATGCACATATTCGTGTGCTGAGTTAGTACTCAGAACATTTGGAGCCAAG GTTGCTGCTGCCATAACGCACAGAGCAATCTCCAACACAACAATGGCCATTTCCGGCTTGGTTGGCCCGCAGGAAGAAATTAGCTTTTATGGCCATCCAATGGCTTACCTTGCTCCTTATGTTTATGGGCACCCACAT GCACTGACTTTCCATTTCCAAAGTTACATGAATAAGATGACCATTGCTTTGTCTGTTGATCCAAGTGTGATTCCTGATCCTCACCTGCTCTGCGACGATTTAGAGGAATCGCTCAAACTCATTCGAGATGCAGTAGTGAGAAAAGGACTAATCAAGGATATTGTCTAA
- the LOC121256947 gene encoding O-acyltransferase WSD1-like isoform X2 produces MMLMGNGKASSSNREVALSPAARLFHAPRFNCYIIAIIGCKTPINPNVVKAGLEHTLLKHPRFSSKLVVDGSKYCRKQKWSQTKVNMEDHVIVPELDSNIDFPDRFVEDYVSNLTRTPLDLSKPLWEIHLLNIKTSDAEAVGIFRIHHSMGDGASLISLLLACTRKTSDPEALPTIPAKNRASSNNSNGFWWFLLAFWLFLRLIWNTVVDILLIAATILFLKDMKTPIKGAPGVELNIKKFVHRAVSLDDIKLVKNAMNTTVNDVVVGVTQAGLSRYLNRRYGEEQKDGRVKQRKTNIPKGTHFRATILVNLRKTVGIQDLADMMAKGSKTRWGNLIGYLLLPFSIALQDDPLEYVRQAKATIDRKKLSREAICTYSCAELVLRTFGAKVAAAITHRAISNTTMAISGLVGPQEEISFYGHPMAYLAPYVYGHPHALTFHFQSYMNKMTIALSVDPSVIPDPHLLCDDLEESLKLIRDAVVRKGLIKDIV; encoded by the exons ATGATGCTGATGGGCAATGGTAAGGCATCATCAAGCAATCGTGAGGTGGCGTTAAGTCCAGCAGCTCGGTTGTTTCATGCTCCACGCTTCAACTGTTATATCATCGCCATCATCGGTTGCAAGACGCCAATCAATCCTAACGTTGTTAAAGCTGGTTTGGAACATACTTTGCTCAAGCATCCTAGATTCTCCAGCAAGTTG GTCGTTGATGGCAGCAAGTACTGCAGAAAGCAAAAATGGAGTCAAACGAAAGTAAATATGGAGGATCATGTTATTGTTCCTGAATTGGATTCCAACATAGATTTTCCAGACAGATTTGTGGAAGACTATGTGTCAAATCTCACAAGAACTCCCTTAGacctctcaaaaccattatgggAAATCCACCTTCTCAACATCAAAACCTCAGATGCAGAGGCTGTTGGGATTTTTAGGATCCACCACTCAATGGGGGATGGTGCATCTCTAATATCTCTTCTCCTAGCTTGCACGAGAAAAACCTCTGACCCTGAAGCATTGCCTACTATTCCAGCCAAAAACCGTGCAAGTTCAAATAATTCGAACGGGTTTTGGTGGTTCCTTTTAGCATTTTGGTTGTTTTTAAGGTTGATTTGGAACACTGTGGTGGATATCTTATTGATTGCGGCGaccattttatttctaaaagaCATGAAAACTCCAATCAAAGGTGCACCTGGAGTTGAGCTGAACATCAAGAAATTCGTACATCGGGCGGTCAGTTTGGACGACATAAAGCTCGTGAAGAATGCAATGAACACG ACTGTCAATGACGTAGTTGTTGGAGTAACTCAAGCTGGCCTTTCCAGATATCTGAACCGTAGATACG GTGAGGAGCAGAAAGATGGGCGAGTGAAGCAGAGGAAAACCAATATTCCAAAAGGTACCCACTTTAGGGCAACCATTCTTGTCAATCTACGAAAAACTGTAGGAATCCAG GATCTGGCTGATATGATGGCTAAGGGGTCGAAGACCAGGTGGGGCAATTTGATCGGATACTTGCTCCTTCCCTTCAGCATTGCTTTGCAAGACGACCCATTGGAGTATGTTCGACAAGCTAAGGCCACCATTGACAGAAAAAAGCTCTCACGTGAAGCTATATGCACATATTCGTGTGCTGAGTTAGTACTCAGAACATTTGGAGCCAAG GTTGCTGCTGCCATAACGCACAGAGCAATCTCCAACACAACAATGGCCATTTCCGGCTTGGTTGGCCCGCAGGAAGAAATTAGCTTTTATGGCCATCCAATGGCTTACCTTGCTCCTTATGTTTATGGGCACCCACAT GCACTGACTTTCCATTTCCAAAGTTACATGAATAAGATGACCATTGCTTTGTCTGTTGATCCAAGTGTGATTCCTGATCCTCACCTGCTCTGCGACGATTTAGAGGAATCGCTCAAACTCATTCGAGATGCAGTAGTGAGAAAAGGACTAATCAAGGATATTGTCTAA